A stretch of the Mesorhizobium sp. Pch-S genome encodes the following:
- a CDS encoding carbon-nitrogen hydrolase family protein — MTQTFKAAVVQMASVPDNARATAEAAAGRLREAAANGARLVVFPEALVGGYPKGASFGAPIGMRRPEGRAAFAHYHAGAIDLDGEEVAILAEAAAETGAFVVIGVIERDGATLYCTVLYFDGERGLVGKHRKLMPTAGERLIWGFGDGSTMPVFRTDIGTIGAVICWENYMPALRMHMYHQGVTLYCAPTADDRDTWLPSMQHIALEGRTFVLTACQYITRAAFGPDHESALGDDPDLVMMRGGSAIVSPLGKVLAGPDFSGETILYAEIDPGEVMRAKFDFDVTGHYARPDVFSLVVDTRAKPAVREV, encoded by the coding sequence ATGACCCAGACATTCAAAGCGGCTGTCGTTCAGATGGCCTCCGTGCCGGACAATGCACGCGCCACCGCTGAAGCCGCTGCCGGGCGGCTGCGTGAAGCGGCGGCGAACGGTGCGCGGCTCGTCGTTTTTCCGGAGGCTCTGGTCGGGGGCTATCCCAAGGGAGCAAGTTTCGGCGCGCCCATCGGCATGAGGAGACCGGAAGGGCGCGCAGCTTTTGCCCATTACCACGCCGGCGCGATCGACCTCGATGGAGAGGAGGTGGCGATACTGGCCGAAGCCGCTGCGGAAACCGGAGCGTTCGTGGTTATCGGTGTCATCGAGCGAGACGGTGCAACGCTCTATTGCACGGTGCTCTATTTCGATGGCGAGCGGGGGCTTGTCGGCAAGCACCGCAAGCTGATGCCGACGGCGGGAGAGCGATTGATCTGGGGGTTCGGCGATGGTTCCACCATGCCGGTGTTTCGCACCGACATAGGCACCATCGGCGCCGTGATCTGCTGGGAAAACTACATGCCTGCCTTGCGCATGCACATGTACCATCAGGGTGTGACACTCTACTGCGCGCCCACCGCGGACGATCGCGACACCTGGCTGCCGAGCATGCAGCATATCGCGCTCGAGGGGCGTACCTTCGTGCTAACAGCCTGCCAATACATCACGCGGGCGGCGTTCGGCCCCGATCATGAGAGCGCGTTGGGTGACGATCCGGATCTGGTGATGATGCGTGGTGGTTCTGCCATCGTCAGCCCGCTCGGCAAGGTTCTCGCGGGGCCGGATTTCAGCGGCGAGACGATCCTGTACGCGGAGATCGATCCGGGCGAAGTCATGCGGGCGAAGTTCGATTTCGATGTCACCGGTCACTATGCAAGGCCGGATGTCTTCAGCCTCGTCGTGGATACGCGCGCGAAGCCGGCGGTCCGCGAGGTCTGA
- a CDS encoding flavin reductase family protein: MRFDLEDVGTQNAYKLLAATVMPRPIAWVVTQDAQGRVNAAPYSFFNVMGSAPPTIALGILASPDRGFKDTARNILDTGEFVVNLVPERLVRAMNITSIDAPPGIEELKLAELETLPSDTVGPPRIAESPVAFECISLSTVETGPTQLVVIGQVQTVHIADEFVLDPERAHIDTPKLDLVARSYGSDYVRSRDTFSLVRPTWREHQTALAGILSDKS; this comes from the coding sequence ATGCGTTTCGACCTCGAGGATGTCGGTACGCAGAACGCCTACAAGCTGCTTGCCGCCACCGTCATGCCGCGGCCGATCGCCTGGGTGGTGACACAGGACGCCCAGGGTCGGGTCAATGCCGCGCCGTACAGCTTCTTCAACGTCATGGGGTCGGCGCCGCCCACCATCGCGCTCGGCATTCTTGCCAGCCCGGATCGAGGTTTCAAGGACACCGCCCGCAACATCCTCGACACCGGCGAATTCGTGGTCAACCTGGTGCCTGAGCGGCTTGTTCGGGCCATGAACATCACATCGATCGATGCGCCACCGGGGATCGAGGAATTGAAGCTGGCGGAACTGGAAACCCTGCCGTCGGACACGGTAGGCCCGCCGCGTATCGCTGAAAGCCCCGTCGCCTTCGAGTGCATTTCGCTGTCGACGGTGGAAACGGGACCGACACAGCTTGTCGTCATCGGCCAGGTCCAAACGGTACACATAGCCGACGAATTCGTACTCGATCCCGAACGGGCCCATATCGACACCCCGAAACTCGACCTCGTCGCCCGGTCCTACGGCAGCGACTATGTGCGCAGTCGCGACACCTTCAGCCTGGTGCGCCCGACCTGGCGGGAGCATCAGACCGCGTTGGCGGGAATTCTGTCGGACAAGTCATAA
- a CDS encoding peptidase M29, giving the protein MLQERIEGKWLACFRRVFALNGIGTGTKVAVLSETQSRPVLIHLSDLALHDLGAEYCMIQMPTPRQVAPVPVKSTGTSWAIQQNRAVIEALKRVEVIVDCTVEGLIHAPEWPEIEEAGYTRLLVVCNEHPEILERTEPMAELGPKVALGVQMLREASEMRVTSAAGTDLVIDLRGAPCGGTPGFGTKPGDVAHWPGGLCLAFPGQNSVNGRIVMDVGDMNLTFKSTLTSRIDFTVENDFVTAIKGEGIDAIHFREYMEAWEDRNAYGMSHVGWGMHPRARWVSAAMYDKRDMQAVEFRALAGSFLWSTGANQYAGRYTLGHFDLPMRNCTITLDGTIVVKDGVLQGELAL; this is encoded by the coding sequence ATGCTGCAAGAGCGCATCGAAGGGAAGTGGCTTGCCTGCTTCCGGCGGGTTTTCGCACTCAACGGTATCGGCACCGGCACCAAGGTGGCTGTGCTGTCGGAAACGCAATCGCGGCCGGTCCTGATCCATCTTTCGGATCTGGCGCTGCACGATCTCGGTGCCGAATACTGCATGATCCAGATGCCGACGCCGCGTCAGGTGGCGCCCGTTCCGGTGAAGTCGACCGGCACGTCCTGGGCCATCCAGCAGAACCGCGCCGTCATCGAGGCACTGAAGCGCGTCGAGGTCATCGTCGACTGCACGGTGGAGGGGCTGATCCACGCTCCGGAATGGCCCGAGATCGAGGAAGCCGGCTATACGCGCCTGCTGGTGGTCTGCAACGAACATCCAGAAATCCTCGAGCGCACGGAGCCGATGGCCGAGCTCGGCCCGAAAGTGGCATTGGGCGTGCAGATGCTGCGCGAGGCCAGCGAGATGCGCGTCACTTCCGCCGCCGGTACGGATCTCGTCATCGATCTGCGCGGTGCGCCTTGCGGCGGCACGCCGGGCTTCGGCACCAAGCCGGGTGATGTCGCGCACTGGCCGGGCGGCCTTTGCCTGGCTTTCCCGGGCCAGAACAGCGTCAACGGCCGCATCGTCATGGATGTCGGCGACATGAACCTGACGTTCAAGTCCACGCTGACCAGCCGCATAGACTTCACGGTCGAGAACGACTTCGTCACCGCCATCAAGGGCGAGGGCATCGATGCCATTCATTTCCGTGAGTACATGGAAGCCTGGGAAGACCGCAATGCCTACGGCATGAGCCATGTCGGCTGGGGCATGCATCCGCGCGCACGCTGGGTGTCAGCCGCGATGTACGACAAGCGCGACATGCAGGCCGTCGAGTTCCGGGCGCTGGCGGGATCGTTCCTCTGGTCGACAGGGGCCAACCAATATGCGGGGCGCTACACGCTCGGCCATTTCGATCTGCCGATGCGCAATTGCACGATCACGCTCGATGGAACGATCGTCGTCAAGGACGGCGTGTTGCAGGGCGAACTGGCGCTCTGA
- a CDS encoding acyl-CoA dehydrogenase family protein, with the protein MSEISDYYDLSRIRPEVQKVLNRVNELGRERFAGRARGVDDDASFPVENYRDLAEEGFLGLCIPQEFGGWGFSMFEYAMVGAEIGKYCGATALTFNMHNSSMAWSRFMFEMPNLTVEEKATFAPLRERQFRRAIAEKASSPSRSPKVVRTGPRSRTRPSAARWMAAG; encoded by the coding sequence ATGAGCGAAATTTCCGACTACTACGACCTGTCGCGCATCCGGCCGGAGGTCCAGAAGGTCCTCAACCGCGTCAACGAGCTCGGCCGCGAACGCTTCGCCGGCCGTGCCAGAGGTGTTGACGATGATGCATCCTTCCCGGTCGAGAACTACAGGGATCTTGCCGAAGAGGGTTTTCTCGGACTCTGCATCCCGCAGGAATTCGGTGGCTGGGGCTTTTCGATGTTCGAATATGCCATGGTCGGTGCCGAGATCGGCAAATATTGCGGCGCCACCGCGCTGACCTTCAACATGCACAATTCCTCCATGGCGTGGTCGCGTTTCATGTTCGAGATGCCGAACCTGACGGTCGAGGAGAAAGCGACTTTCGCGCCGCTGCGCGAGCGTCAATTTCGCCGCGCCATCGCCGAGAAGGCGTCTTCTCCCAGCCGATCTCCGAAGGTGGTCAGAACTGGACCTCGAAGCCGAACCAGACCCAGTGCCGCAAGGTGGATGGCGGCTGGATGA
- a CDS encoding acyl-CoA dehydrogenase: MINGFKKFASLAGYCDYYTIVCTEVFEGLEPRHEDTMLFVVHKDTPGLSVKGDWDPLGMRGTNSRDLILKDVFVRADDLLMPRGIFNKTLPNWPHMMITLSPTYMGVAQGAYDFMVDYLKGKIPGQPPVDRRMYATKRIAVGKMYARLANMRALWWQAFGESKGFPNKAEVQRMYAAQYNVMEGAAEMTSMAIRTCGGQSMLKSLPLERMYRDSRCGALMLPFTSEIMEDYLGVLSLYEMDELDHAPGDEGGARTSLWRGDSGSGARAVR; encoded by the coding sequence ATGATCAACGGTTTCAAGAAGTTCGCTTCGCTGGCCGGCTATTGCGATTATTACACCATCGTCTGCACCGAGGTGTTCGAAGGCCTGGAGCCGCGGCACGAGGACACCATGCTGTTCGTTGTCCACAAGGACACGCCGGGCCTGTCGGTCAAAGGCGACTGGGACCCGCTAGGCATGCGCGGCACCAACAGCCGCGACCTGATCCTGAAGGATGTCTTCGTTCGCGCCGACGACCTTCTGATGCCGCGCGGCATCTTCAACAAGACGCTGCCGAACTGGCCGCACATGATGATCACGCTCTCGCCGACCTATATGGGCGTGGCGCAAGGCGCCTATGATTTCATGGTCGACTACCTCAAGGGCAAGATCCCGGGGCAGCCGCCGGTCGACCGCCGCATGTACGCCACGAAGCGCATCGCCGTCGGCAAGATGTATGCGCGGCTGGCAAACATGCGTGCGCTGTGGTGGCAGGCTTTCGGCGAATCCAAAGGCTTCCCCAACAAGGCGGAAGTGCAGCGCATGTATGCCGCCCAGTACAATGTGATGGAAGGTGCCGCCGAGATGACCTCGATGGCGATCCGTACCTGTGGAGGGCAGTCGATGCTCAAGTCGTTGCCGCTGGAGCGCATGTACCGTGACAGCCGCTGCGGTGCCCTGATGCTGCCGTTCACCTCCGAAATCATGGAGGACTATCTCGGTGTGCTGTCGCTCTACGAGATGGACGAGCTCGACCATGCCCCGGGCGACGAGGGCGGTGCCCGTACTTCGCTGTGGCGGGGCGACAGCGGCAGTGGCGCCCGCGCGGTCCGATAA
- a CDS encoding alpha/beta fold hydrolase has product MARDRVHVAGHSSASPEAVWAVARDFGGHWHPGIATIQAEQDARGSLVRAFTAHGEATLYRERLTFLSDSDRSLTYTHLEGIAGVASYDARLTVSSAADGGSIIEWVADVEAPDAARAASVCLGTRPIFETGIEALSRQAERAAETRVGVPFLPVEAEDLSFGDAPRLALTVTSRKAGPLCLFLHGIGGGRANWLPQVTAAGNVMRAAALDLRGYGDSTLGPNQSTVDDYCADILRVRETLGADRLVLVGLSYGSWIATSFAMRHPELLAGLVLSGGCTGMSEAGVEEREAFRVSRMVPIDAGRTPADFAPAVVKVLAGPNASDTIKAQLLHSMAAIPAATYRDALLCFTDPRERFDFARLNMPVLMMTGEHDRLAPPTEIRGVAHRILAQARTPDVRYETIMDAGHVCNVEQPAACNRILLEFLGKLPK; this is encoded by the coding sequence ATGGCACGCGATCGGGTCCATGTCGCCGGACACAGTTCAGCTTCGCCAGAGGCTGTGTGGGCTGTTGCCCGCGACTTTGGCGGGCATTGGCATCCCGGCATCGCAACCATCCAAGCCGAGCAGGATGCACGGGGGTCGCTGGTGCGTGCGTTCACGGCACATGGCGAGGCCACGCTTTATCGCGAGCGACTGACCTTTCTCAGCGATAGTGACCGCTCGCTGACCTATACCCATCTGGAGGGCATAGCTGGCGTCGCCAGCTACGACGCCCGCTTGACCGTCTCATCGGCCGCGGATGGAGGCAGCATCATTGAATGGGTCGCTGATGTAGAGGCGCCGGATGCTGCGCGCGCCGCCTCGGTCTGTCTGGGAACCAGACCGATTTTCGAAACGGGCATCGAGGCGCTTTCCAGACAGGCTGAGCGTGCGGCTGAAACTCGGGTTGGAGTACCATTTCTACCGGTCGAAGCCGAGGATTTGAGCTTTGGCGATGCGCCACGACTGGCGCTGACGGTCACGTCCCGAAAAGCGGGGCCGCTTTGCCTGTTTCTGCATGGCATTGGCGGCGGACGCGCCAACTGGCTGCCGCAAGTGACCGCTGCCGGAAATGTCATGCGCGCTGCCGCGCTTGATCTGCGTGGCTATGGCGACAGCACGCTCGGGCCGAACCAATCCACCGTCGACGACTATTGTGCCGACATCCTGCGTGTTCGAGAGACGCTGGGCGCGGACAGACTGGTGCTGGTCGGACTTTCCTATGGTTCATGGATCGCGACGTCCTTTGCCATGCGTCATCCGGAGTTGTTGGCGGGCCTGGTGCTTTCGGGGGGCTGCACAGGCATGTCGGAGGCTGGGGTGGAGGAGCGGGAAGCATTTCGCGTCAGCAGGATGGTGCCGATCGACGCCGGCCGGACCCCTGCGGATTTCGCGCCCGCGGTGGTGAAGGTGCTGGCCGGGCCGAACGCGTCGGATACGATCAAGGCGCAGTTGCTGCACTCCATGGCCGCGATACCGGCTGCTACCTATCGCGATGCGCTGCTCTGCTTCACCGACCCGCGGGAACGGTTCGATTTTGCACGCTTGAACATGCCTGTACTTATGATGACCGGCGAACACGACAGGCTGGCGCCGCCCACCGAAATCCGGGGTGTCGCGCACCGTATCCTGGCCCAAGCCCGAACGCCTGACGTGCGCTACGAAACCATCATGGATGCTGGGCACGTCTGCAATGTGGAGCAGCCGGCGGCATGCAATCGCATCCTGCTGGAATTCCTGGGAAAGCTGCCGAAATGA
- a CDS encoding TetR/AcrR family transcriptional regulator — protein MTILPRRQQNRIIRERRILDAALKVFSETGYSGATMDAVAIQAGLSKPTLYQYFESKEALFSAMLLGERDLMLEFFQHPSGDGMVADLLGFAWDYADTVLRPDLLSLARLIIGEVHRFPEIGHAYQESGPDRLLRGIMEHLEGRRADGQLVFEDAELAAQDLWGLILSAPRNQALYMPDHLPDRAQIERYINNGLRVFLKAYSTRPAEDVATLEALISAHSLQQVEHDS, from the coding sequence ATGACAATTCTTCCGCGCCGTCAGCAGAACCGGATCATTCGCGAACGGCGCATCCTCGATGCCGCTCTCAAAGTGTTTTCCGAAACCGGCTATTCGGGGGCGACCATGGATGCCGTTGCCATTCAGGCCGGCCTGTCGAAGCCGACGCTCTACCAATATTTCGAATCCAAGGAAGCGCTGTTTTCGGCCATGCTGCTCGGCGAGCGCGACCTGATGCTGGAATTCTTCCAGCATCCCTCGGGTGACGGCATGGTGGCCGATCTGCTCGGGTTCGCATGGGACTATGCCGATACGGTGCTGCGTCCCGACCTGCTATCGCTGGCCCGCCTCATCATCGGCGAGGTGCATCGTTTCCCCGAGATCGGTCATGCCTACCAGGAGTCCGGACCCGACCGGCTGCTGCGCGGCATCATGGAACATCTCGAAGGCCGCCGAGCCGACGGCCAACTGGTGTTCGAGGATGCCGAACTGGCGGCGCAGGATCTATGGGGCCTGATCCTGTCGGCACCCCGAAACCAGGCCCTCTACATGCCGGATCACCTACCGGATCGGGCTCAGATCGAACGCTACATAAACAACGGCTTGCGCGTCTTCCTGAAGGCCTATTCGACCCGGCCGGCAGAGGACGTTGCCACACTAGAAGCGCTCATAAGCGCCCATTCCCTGCAGCAGGTGGAACATGACAGTTGA
- a CDS encoding glutamine synthetase family protein yields MTVDDYLADPSSRFATVAMVDTNGLLRGQMVSAGSLKGIARSGMGMSPVTLALDPTDVIQLVPGVTDGTSDFHDDPLVLDTTTTRRLPWSKPGHDLLVLSNYSGETAQLCPRSILKRVLDRVGEAGYVPRYGMELEYTLFDETTESARAKGYRNLKTATHHNSHDLVLYQVEQTEWYEAVAAMCEPLRIDLAKMHEEIGGGFLEACIAAGEGLEPADQLVLLKNFLRALAQRQGKCVTYMPRWTEAADSQSIHVHVSLKDRGGKSVFHDPSRKNAVSQTFRHFLGGLQTYIGDLTLLFQPTVNSYRRFAPGTFAPPGLSWGYENRTTCFRIVGHDAGSLRVENRLPGADTNPYLTVAATIAAGVTGILEKIEPEPETVGNGYGQEPARDFARSMPEAIERLRASAFAKDWFGARFVEAFSSTRESQHNEFRRKIPDVELERFFDLG; encoded by the coding sequence ATGACAGTTGATGATTATCTGGCCGATCCGTCCAGCCGGTTCGCAACAGTTGCGATGGTCGACACGAACGGCCTTCTGCGCGGGCAGATGGTGTCAGCCGGCAGCCTGAAAGGCATCGCCAGAAGTGGCATGGGCATGTCGCCCGTCACGCTGGCGCTGGATCCGACCGACGTGATCCAGCTCGTGCCCGGCGTCACCGACGGCACATCCGATTTCCATGACGACCCGCTCGTTCTCGACACGACGACGACGCGCCGCTTGCCGTGGTCAAAGCCCGGACACGATCTGCTGGTGCTGTCCAACTATTCGGGCGAAACGGCACAGCTTTGCCCGCGTTCGATCCTGAAGCGGGTTCTCGATCGCGTCGGCGAAGCCGGATATGTGCCTCGCTACGGCATGGAGCTCGAATACACGCTGTTCGACGAGACGACGGAAAGTGCGCGCGCCAAGGGCTATCGCAATCTCAAGACGGCGACGCATCACAACAGCCACGATCTCGTGCTTTATCAGGTCGAACAGACGGAATGGTACGAAGCGGTCGCTGCGATGTGCGAGCCGCTGCGCATCGATCTCGCCAAGATGCATGAGGAAATCGGCGGCGGCTTCCTCGAAGCCTGCATCGCGGCGGGAGAGGGGCTGGAGCCGGCGGATCAGCTGGTGCTGCTGAAGAATTTTCTGCGCGCGCTGGCGCAGCGGCAGGGCAAATGCGTCACCTACATGCCGCGCTGGACGGAGGCGGCCGACAGCCAGTCGATCCATGTTCATGTCTCGCTGAAGGATCGCGGCGGCAAGTCGGTTTTCCACGATCCTTCCCGGAAGAATGCCGTGTCTCAGACCTTCCGTCATTTCCTGGGCGGACTGCAGACCTACATCGGCGACCTGACTTTGCTGTTCCAGCCGACGGTCAATTCCTATCGTCGTTTTGCGCCTGGAACATTCGCGCCACCCGGTCTGAGCTGGGGCTACGAGAACCGCACCACATGCTTCCGCATCGTGGGGCACGACGCTGGTTCGCTGCGGGTCGAAAACCGTCTGCCGGGCGCCGACACCAACCCGTATCTCACGGTCGCCGCGACCATTGCCGCAGGTGTGACGGGTATACTGGAAAAGATCGAGCCGGAGCCCGAGACAGTCGGCAACGGCTACGGCCAGGAACCGGCGCGGGATTTTGCACGCTCGATGCCCGAGGCGATCGAACGATTACGCGCCTCGGCCTTTGCCAAGGACTGGTTCGGGGCACGTTTCGTCG